A stretch of Ipomoea triloba cultivar NCNSP0323 chromosome 11, ASM357664v1 DNA encodes these proteins:
- the LOC115997320 gene encoding putative late blight resistance protein homolog R1A-10, whose product MAYAAVTSLMGTLSLHFLQPQPRLPIQYKQQIVSLHGNLGFIQEIFEKSEIAYDDVGAMKDVEAEIRDAAFEAEERIELELTTIYLEAKGWTKRLACLLRLHGIFKQAVKQTDYLKKKLIKITSEKQLAKGPSQRGLLHGSTSSQPDLERENNITVSKFLKNASIKSDSGMVGCNEEFETIMDQLIRQSAQQLQVVSIVGMGGIGKTTLARKVYEDSSITFHFDKRAWVTVSQEYNKEQMLQCLIGCVNATSRDELHEQSNEFHEQRQRNSKENLRKHLMGQRYLIVMDDIWSTTAWDSVQGCFPNDNNGSRILLTSRLKMVAEYASSSNSTINMPFLDANESWNLFCNVFGQTEFLSVFEQIGRDIVKKCNGLPLAITLVASLLSKIEAATEKWNNVAKNVSRYVIGDSNDACLRILYLSYDQLPHHLKACFLYFGVFPEDYEIHVKKLVRLWAAEGFLRAVDHRNMEEVAMECLQDLVDRSLVFVSKQSYNGKMKAIRIHDLLRDLCLREARHENLLNAIEDEKLPFYKKKISCRWISATSGFDLFPLTNCFHKSHSLHSPNSCDSVNVECLFPHFKLLRVVDIKCTSSYGYEVLNVVANLIHLRYLALRSCPEYFDLELFEHLNMQSFIVCGAHTTTLGSSEASGVLKMPLLRNLCIERIVSLGTLSVVHRNLECISWLDSKLCTKDLFTRIPNLKKLGIDGTYCENDLGRFYDFVHLRHLEELSIRKWHINLNSIPCSGISWATSFLPNLKKLKFFKTNLAWSDMRLIGMLPNLEVLKLKRAIASEDRMWEPSEEGFRQLKRLVIEDRYFERWNAVGDNFPVLECLELSYCKFLQEIPSGFADITTLALIKLNWCRKCVLACAKLIQEEYYNNYGNSLLVRVENMYYDGTYIQPRGRIILDVEEESDDLWVD is encoded by the exons ATGGCTTATGCTGCTGTAACTTCACTTATGGGAACTCTTTCTCTACATTTCTTGCAACCACAACCACGCTTGCCTATTCAATACAAACAACAAATAGTTTCTCTCCATGGAAATCTTGGTTTTATCCAAGAAATTTTTGAGAAATCTGAGATCGCCTATGATGATGTGGGGGCGATGAAAGATGTAGAGGCAGAGATCAGAGATGCAGCGTTCGAAGCTGAGGAAAGGATTGAGTTGGAGTTGACTACCATTTATCTAGAGGCAAAGGGTTGGACGAAGCGTCTTGCTTGCCTCCTCAGGCTTCATGGAATCTTCAAGCAAGCAGTAAAACAGACAGATTACCTCAAGAAGAAGTTGATTAAGATTACAAGTGAAAAGCAGCTTGCAAAGGGTCCATCACAGAGAGGACTACTCCATGGTTCAACATCATCACAGCCTGATCTAGAACGCGAGAATAATATTACTGtgagtaaatttttaaaaaacgcTTCAATAAAGTCTGATAGTGGAATGGTCGGATGCAACGAGGAGTTCGAGACGATAATGGATCAGCTCATCCGACAATCAGCACAGCAGCTACAAGTTGTGTCAATTGTAGGCATGGGAGGAATTGGCAAGACTACATTAGCTCGGAAAGTTTATGAAGATTCATCTATTACTTTTCATTTTGACAAACGAGCATGGGTTACTGTATCTCAAGAGTATAACAAGGAACAAATGCTCCAATGCCTTATTGGTTGTGTTAATGCAACATCAAGAGATGAACTTCATGAACAGAGCAATGAATTCCATGAACAGAGACAAAGAAATTCCAAAGAAAATCTGCGTAAACACTTGATGGGTCAGAGATATTTGATAGTGATGGATGATATATGGAGCACTACTGCTTGGGATAGTGTGCAAGGATGCTTTCCAAACGATAATAATGGAAGTCGTATACTATTGACTTCTCGACTCAAAATGGTGGCTGAATATGCAAGTTCAAGTAACTCTACCATTAACATGCCTTTCTTAGATGCCAATGAAAGTTGGAATCTCTTCTGCAATGTGTTTGGTCAAACAGAATTTCTTTCAGTATTTGAGCAAATTGGTAGAGACATAGTGAAGAAATGTAATGGATTACCTCTAGCTATTACTTTAGTAGCTAGTCTCCTCTCCAAGATAGAGGCAGCAACGGAGAAGTGGAATAATGTTGCAAAAAATGTGAGTAGGTATGTAATTGGTGATTCTAATGATGCATGTTTGAGAATACTATATTTGAGTTACGACCAATTACCACACCACTTAAAAGCttgttttctatattttggagtATTCCCAGAAGACTACGAGATACATGTGAAGAAGTTGGTTAGGTTGTGGGCGGCAGAGGGATTTTTGAGGGCAGTGGACCATCGAAATATGGAGGAAGTAGCCATGGAATGCTTGCAAGATCTTGTTGATAGAAGTCTTGTTTTTGTTAGCAAACAGAGCTACAATGGGAAAATGAAGGCAATAAGAATACATGACCTGCTACGGGATTTGTGTTTGAGAGAAGCTCGACATGAAAATCTCTTGAATGCCATTGAAGATGAAAAACTTCCATTTTACAAGAAGAAAATCTCTTGTCGTTGGATAAGTGCTACATCAGGGTTTGATCTATTTCCTTTGACAAATTGCTTTCACAAATCACATTCCTTACACTCTCCCAACTCTTGTGATTCTGTAAATGTGGAATGTCTATTTCCACACTTCAAACTACTAAGAGTAGTAGACATAAAATGTACATCTTCCTATGGATATGAGGTACTAAATGTGGTTGCAAATCTTATTCATTTGAGATACTTAGCTTTGAGGTCTTGCCCCGAATATTTTGATTTAGAGCTTTTTGAGCATTTGAATATGCAAAGCTTTATTGTTTGTGGAGCTCATACTACTACACTCGGTTCCTCTGAGGCATCTGGAGTTTTGAAAATGCCACTATTAAGGAATTTATGCATTGAACGGATTGTTTCATTAGGAACTTTGTCAGTTGTTCATAGAAACTTAGAGTGTATATCTTGGTTGGATTCTAAGCTCTGTACGAAGGATCTATTTACAAGgattccaaatttaaaaaaattggggaTTGATGGTACATACTGTGAAAACGATCTAGGTCGTTTTTATGATTTTGTGCATTTGAGGCATCTTGAGGAGCTAAGCATCAGAAAGTGGCATATTAATCTCAACAGTATTCCATGTAGCGGCATCTCATGGGCAACTAGTTTTCTACCAAATCTTAAGAAGCTCAAATTCTTCAAGACTAATTTGGCATGGAGTGATATGAGGCTTATTGGTATGTTGCCGAATCTAGAGGTTCTAAAACTAAAACGTGCTATTGCTAGCGAAGACAGAATGTGGGAGCCATCCGAGGAAGGGTTCCGTCAATTGAAAAGATTGGTAATTGAAGATAGATATTTTGAACGTTGGAATGCTGTGGGTGACAATTTCCCAGTGCTAGAATGTTTAGAGTTAAGTTATTGCAAGTTCTTGCAAGAGATTCCTAGTGGTTTTGCGGATATCACTACACTAGCATTGATTAAGTTAAACTGGTGTCGGAAATGCGTTCTGGCTTGCGCAAAGTTGATTCAAGAAGAGTATTACAACAACTATGGAAATTCCCTCCTTGTTCGTGTGGAAAATATGTATTATG ACGGAACTTATATACAACCAAGAGGAAGAATTATATTGGATGTGGAGGAAGAGAGTGATGATCTTTGGGTGGATTAG
- the LOC115996132 gene encoding late blight resistance protein R1-A-like codes for MAYAAITSLMRTLSLHFLQPQPHLPLQYKQKIVSLHENLGFLQEVLEKSEMAYAYDNSAMKDLELEMRDVAFKAEERIEMELTTIYPAKGWTKRVACLLRLHGIFIQAVKQTDCLKKKLINIKSEKQLAKGPSQGERMRQRGLLHGSTSSQQPDLERENNIIVSKFSKHASIKFDSKMVGCNEEFKTIMDQLTRQSAKQLQVVSIVGMGGIGKTTLARKVYEDSSISFHFDKRAWVTVTQEFNMEQMLQCLIGCVNAASNGNLVESLRKHLKDQRYLIVMDDIWSSTAWKSVQRCFPDDNNGSRILLTSRLREVAEYASSGNSTINMPFLDANKSWNLFCNVFGKTKFLSVFEQIGRGIVNKCEGLPLAIIVVASLLSKTEAVVKKWKNVAENVSRYVIGDSNDACSRILYLSYNQLPHLKACFLYFGVFLEDYGIHVKKLVRLWAAEGFLRAVEHQNMEEVAMECLKDLVDRSLVFVSKQSYNGKMKTIRMHDLLRDLCLREARHENLLNVIRDEKLPFFKNKISCRWIRAASGFDLLPLTKCFHKSHSIHSPNSYYSVSVERLFSHFKLLRVVDIVCIFSYGYGVLNALANLIHLRYLSLRDSTNALPEYFDLELFEHWNMLSFIVPSARATLDFSKASGICKMPLLRNFCIERIVSLGNLSVVHRNLESLSWLDSWLCKKELFTRIPNLKKLGIYGGYGNIDFFL; via the coding sequence ATGGCTTATGCTGCTATAACTTCGCTTATGAGAACACTTTCTCTACATTTCTTACAACCACAACCACACTTGCCTCttcaatacaaacaaaaaatagttTCTCTCCACGAAAATCTTGGTTTCCTCCAAGAAGTTCTTGAGAAATCTGAGATGGCCTATGCCTATGATAATTCGGCGATGAAAGATTTAGAGTTAGAGATGAGAGATGTAGCGTTCAAAGCTGAAGAAAGGATTGAGATGGAGTTGACTACCATATATCCAGCAAAGGGTTGGACGAAGCGTGTTGCTTGCCTCCTCAGGCTTCATGGAATCTTCATTCAAGCTGTAAAACAGACTGATTGCCTCAAGAAGAAGTTGATTaatattaaaagtgaaaagCAGCTTGCAAAGGGTCCATCACAAGGTGAAAGGATGCGACAAAGAGGACTACTCCATGGTTCAACATCATCACAACAGCCTGATCTAGAACGCgagaataatattattgtgagtAAATTTTCCAAACACGCTTCAATAAAGTTTGACAGTAAAATGGTCGGATGCAACGAGGAGTTCAAGACGATAATGGATCAGCTCACTCGACAATCAGCAAAGCAGCTACAAGTTGTATCAATTGTAGGCATGGGCGGAATAGGCAAGACCACTTTAGCTCGGAAAGTCTATGAAGATTCATCAATTAGTTTTCATTTTGACAAACGAGCATGGGTTACTGTAACTCAAGAATTTAACATGGAACAAATGCTCCAATGCCTTATTGGTTGTGTTAATGCAGCATCAAATGGCAACTTGGTAGAAAGTCTGCGTAAACACTTGAAAGATCAGAGATATTTGATAGTAATGGATGATATATGGAGCTCTACTGCTTGGAAAAGTGTGCAACGGTGCTTTCCAGATGATAATAATGGAAGTCGTATACTATTGACTTCTCGGCTCAGAGAGGTGGCTGAATATGCAAGTTCAGGTAACTCTACCATTAACATGCCTTTCTTAGATGCAAATAAAAGTTGGAATCTCTTCTGcaatgtgtttggtaaaacGAAATTTCTTTCGGTGTTTGAGCAAATTGGTAGAGGCATAGTGAACAAATGTGAAGGATTACCTCTAGCTATTATTGTAGTAGCTAGTCTTCTCTCCAAGACAGAGGCGGTAGTCAAGAAGTGGAAAAATGTTGCAGAAAACGTGAGTAGATATGTAATTGGTGATTCTAATGATGCATGTTCCAGAATACTATATTTGAGTTACAACCAATTACCACACTTAAAAGCttgttttctatattttggagtTTTTCTGGAAGACTACGGGATCCATGTGAAGAAGTTGGTTAGGTTGTGGGCGGCAGAGGGATTTTTGAGGGCTGTTGAACATCAAAATATGGAGGAAGTGGCCATGGAATGCTTGAAAGATCTTGTTGATAGAAGTCTTGTTTTTGTTAGCAAACAGAGCTACAATGGGAAAATGAAGACAATAAGAATGCATGACCTGTTGCGGGATTTGTGTTTGAGAGAAGCTCGACATGAAAATCTCTTGAATGTCATTAGAGATGAAAAGCTTCCatttttcaagaataaaatcTCTTGTCGTTGGATAAGAGCAGCATCAGGGTTTGATCTACTTCCTTTGACAAAGTGCTTTCACAAATCACATTCCATACACTCTCCCAACTCTTATTACTCTGTAAGTGTGGAACGTTTATTTTCACACTTCAAACTACTAAGAGTAGTAGACATAGTATGTATATTTTCCTATGGATATGGGGTACTAAATGCGCTTGCAAATCTTATTCATTTGAGATACTTATCTTTGAGGGATTCAACAAATGCTTTGCCCGAATATTTTGATTTAGAGCTCTTTGAGCATTGGAATATGCTAAGCTTTATTGTTCCTAGTGCTCGTGCAACATTGGATTTCTCTAAGGCATCTGGAATTTGCAAAATGCCACTATTAAGGAATTTTTGCATTGAACGGATTGTTTCATTAGGAAATTTGTCAGTTGTTCATAGAAACTTAGAAAGTCTATCTTGGTTGGATTCTTGGCTCTGTAAAAAGGAATTGTTTACAAGAATTccgaatttaaaaaaattggggaTTTATGGTGGATATGgcaatatagatttttttttatag